TGCCCAATCGTAGGAACGTAGTACTTTCATCCAATCCTGCAACTCTGTGCCCCGGTGCAGAAGTATTTCCCACTCTCGAAGCAGCTTTGCAGAGCTGTCAACCAGAGGAACAAGTATATATTATTGGCGGTGCAAGTGTTTATAAGCAGGCAATGCCATTGGCAGATATGCTTTGTCTGACAGAAATCGCTGCCGAAGCACCTCAGGTAGATGCTTATTTCCCAGCTATGGATTTTGCGATATGGCACGAAA
The nucleotide sequence above comes from Bacteroides intestinalis DSM 17393. Encoded proteins:
- a CDS encoding dihydrofolate reductase is translated as MVSIIAAVDRNLGIGFQNKLLFWLPNDLKRFKALTTGNTIIMGRKTFESLPKGALPNRRNVVLSSNPATLCPGAEVFPTLEAALQSCQPEEQVYIIGGASVYKQAMPLADMLCLTEIAAEAPQVDAYFPAMDFAIWHEKSRESHLVDEKHPCSYAFVDYIRK